The proteins below come from a single Danaus plexippus chromosome 9 unlocalized genomic scaffold, MEX_DaPlex mxdp_24, whole genome shotgun sequence genomic window:
- the LOC116767264 gene encoding uncharacterized protein LOC116767264 — protein MLVFLAITLAVAAAAPPYDQRQDGDFNVQADVQNVVLLVALPKKVPFLLDLFSKSSKSGNEPIAQDRADVQVMEAFVEPSTPYRVEIGPETEKYADSDGKSAEVVIASRRHIDPEPSQEDEMKLIGATEQCGPGRQRDPVTLMCRRIEDSEKIPEVVLASS, from the coding sequence ATGCTGGTCTTCCTCGCAATCACGCTGGCGGTAGCGGCCGCTGCACCTCCATACGATCAAAGACAAGACGGCGACTTTAATGTGCAGGCGGACGTGCAGAATGTCGTTCTATTGGTAGCGTTGCCAAAAAAAGTTCCCTTCCTTCTAGATCTATTCTCGAAGAGCTCCAAAAGCGGTAACGAGCCGATTGCTCAGGACAGAGCAGATGTTCAAGTAATGGAGGCTTTTGTGGAGCCCAGCACACCGTACCGTGTCGAAATTGGCCCAGAGACTGAAAAATATGCGGATAGTGACGGGAAAAGTGCTGAGGTGGTGATAGCCAGCAGGAGGCATATAGACCCGGAACCGTCACAAGAAGATGAGATGAAATTAATTGGTGCTACTGAACAGTGTGGTCCAGGTCGCCAGAGAGATCCAGTCACGCTCATGTGCAGGCGTATAGAAGATTCAGAGAAAATTCCCGAAGTAGTTTTAGCTTCCTCGTAA